One region of Vibrio sp. FE10 genomic DNA includes:
- a CDS encoding glycine C-acetyltransferase codes for MSSAFYQQIQTQIEEVKEEGLYKSERIITSAQKAAVSISTGEEVLNFCANNYLGLANHPDLIEAAKDGMDQHGFGMASVRFICGTQDSHKELEQKLSTFLGKEDTILYTSCFDANAGLFETILGKEDAIISDALNHASIIDGVRLCKAMRFRYSNNNMEELEQQLIAAKEAGARHTLIVTDGVFSMDGVVANLPAICDLADKYGALVMVDDSHAVGFMGENGAGTHEFHNVVDRIDIITGTLGKAMGGASGGYTSGKKEVIDWLRQRSRPYLFSNSVAPAIVSASIRVLDLLAESGDLRTQLWENSAHFRTRMEAAGFTMGGADHAIIPIMLGDAKVAAEFAERALEKGIYVVGFSFPVVPKGQARIRTQMSAAHSREQLDRAIDAFIQVGKDMAII; via the coding sequence ATGTCTTCTGCATTTTACCAACAGATTCAAACTCAAATCGAAGAAGTTAAAGAAGAAGGTCTTTACAAGTCTGAGCGCATTATCACTTCTGCTCAAAAAGCAGCGGTTTCTATCTCGACTGGTGAAGAAGTACTAAACTTCTGTGCAAACAACTACTTAGGCCTTGCTAACCACCCTGACCTTATCGAAGCTGCTAAAGACGGTATGGATCAACACGGTTTTGGTATGGCTTCTGTTCGTTTCATCTGTGGTACTCAAGACTCTCACAAAGAACTAGAGCAAAAGTTATCTACGTTCCTTGGTAAAGAAGACACTATCCTTTACACATCTTGTTTTGATGCAAACGCTGGCCTATTCGAAACGATCCTAGGCAAAGAAGACGCAATCATTTCTGATGCTCTAAACCACGCATCTATCATTGATGGTGTTCGTCTATGTAAAGCAATGCGCTTCCGTTACTCGAACAACAACATGGAAGAGCTAGAGCAGCAACTTATCGCAGCTAAAGAAGCAGGCGCTCGTCACACACTAATCGTAACTGACGGCGTGTTCTCAATGGACGGCGTAGTCGCTAACCTTCCTGCTATCTGTGACCTTGCGGACAAGTACGGCGCACTAGTGATGGTTGATGACTCTCATGCAGTTGGCTTCATGGGCGAAAACGGCGCGGGTACTCACGAGTTCCACAACGTTGTTGACCGTATCGACATCATCACAGGTACGCTTGGTAAAGCAATGGGTGGCGCTTCAGGCGGTTACACTTCTGGTAAGAAAGAAGTGATCGACTGGTTACGTCAACGCTCTCGTCCATACCTATTCTCTAACTCTGTTGCACCTGCAATCGTATCTGCGTCTATCCGTGTTCTCGATCTTCTAGCGGAATCTGGCGACCTACGTACTCAACTATGGGAAAACTCTGCTCACTTCCGTACTCGCATGGAAGCAGCTGGTTTCACTATGGGCGGTGCTGATCACGCAATCATCCCAATCATGCTGGGTGATGCAAAAGTAGCGGCTGAATTCGCAGAGCGTGCACTAGAGAAAGGCATCTACGTGGTAGGTTTCTCTTTCCCTGTAGTACCAAAAGGCCAAGCTCGTATCCGTACGCAAATGTCTGCTGCACACTCACGTGAGCAACTGGATCGCGCAATCGATGCGTTCATCCAAGTTGGTAAAGACATGGCTATCATCTAA